A region from the Triticum urartu cultivar G1812 chromosome 1, Tu2.1, whole genome shotgun sequence genome encodes:
- the LOC125514319 gene encoding class E basic helix-loop-helix protein 22-like, whose protein sequence is MADYHRPYQRDLRPPPSSAPDPTIFHGNGYFSSVAPQANAYFSSAPKDGAFPGAGDRRIEIYTKAPPPLPPPPRLALPPPPGRREGGVGSGGSGGGGGGGGSANIWCFSDPEMKRRRRVASYKAYSVEGKVKSSLRRGLRWFKGKCSDIFHSW, encoded by the coding sequence ATGGCCGACTACCACCGCCCCTACCAGCGCGACCTCCGTCCCCCGCCGTCCTCGGCCCCGGACCCCACCATCTTCCACGGCAATGGTTACTTCTCCTCTGTCGCCCCCCAAGCCAACGCATACTTCTCCTCCGCGCCGAAAGACGGCGCTTTCCCCGGCGCAGGCGACCGGCGGATCGAGATCTACACGAAGGCGCCTCCGCCTCTCCCCCCGCCTCCGCGCCTCGCACTGCCCCCGCCCCCGGGGAGGAGGGAAGGTGGCGTGGGgagcggcggcagcggagggggAGGTGGGGGTGGTGGAAGCGCCAACATATGGTGCTTCAGCGACCCGGAGAtgaagcggcggcggcgggtggcgagCTACAAGGCCTACTCAGTGGAAGGGAAAGTGAAGTCCTCGCTGCGGAGGGGCCTCCGCTGGTTCAAAGGCAAGTGCTCCGATATCTTCCACAGCTGGTAA